A genomic window from Daphnia carinata strain CSIRO-1 chromosome 9, CSIRO_AGI_Dcar_HiC_V3, whole genome shotgun sequence includes:
- the LOC130697296 gene encoding LOW QUALITY PROTEIN: discoidin domain-containing receptor 2-like (The sequence of the model RefSeq protein was modified relative to this genomic sequence to represent the inferred CDS: substituted 2 bases at 2 genomic stop codons), producing the protein MAHCLLLVGHKTREYLWSTINFVCQCAGALGMESGAIRDEDIAASSSFDGASVGPQNARVRVQRNGGAWCPRQQATHQPRDXLEIDLKTDHVITAVETQGRFGNGQGQEFTEHFLLEYWRESLAKWVRYKDTKSEEVIAGNTNSYVAEKRELDPVLIARKLRFFPYSHHRRTVCMPVEIYGCPWSESIASCQMTQGDQRGAGWQFYDASYDGICGSLLRQGLGQLTDGKLDPDNFKASYYDQDRGWVGWRNDSRNGQPVEIVFEFDTVRDFTSLSIFANNQFTKDVQIFSEISVGEQVYPGEPIIYRPVEDRIFENSRNISIKLHHRVGRYVKLRLSFPAAPARWILISEVSFRSEMAARNYTTEVDGSPVTPPAAAPIPPVSNLPLPPSGHEVGINAGSQDQANETSPPTRENQTYMAIIVGVLVAVSFLLAGAIFYMIMRRRQRKSLSGSPLPDKANWASQIGSQPSPRLLDGSVGEHHEDQLLQHHRGKSYNKNNSLPYGNIGADLSRSDAASQYLLPHSPASAHLTRTEYQEPYHALRFSPYYSYSTLLLAGTEGVPKKAGTSAVSDTYDYAVPDVSGISSCSTAHQPLLIQQSLQKQHHPLKPKLPVASPPPHAIEIETLASSSHSTTTTGSASSASVRLGGSKNNNQIGHLNGISESSPLKKPIDRAELLSALKSRAESLIIPELARSKLHMVQRIASGAFCTVYKAEAEHIPEYGSAVYTSRRLVAAKYLPNTSDKDKSGFYQEVRLLAALDEPHLSRVLAVCTTDEPFCVVLEYLEFGDLNQFLKLHRFXPDNHYNSSDSRNNISKTFSTPDETLTMCSLIFMANQIASGMRYLESLNFVHRDLAARTVW; encoded by the exons ATGGCGCATTGTTTACTTTTAGTTGGCCACAAAACACGGGAATATTTGTGGTCTACTATcaattttgtgt GTCAATGTGCCGGCGCCCTGGGCATGGAATCGGGAGCCATTCGTGACGAGGACATTGCCGCCAGCTCATCGTTCGACGGTGCCAGCGTCGGCCCGCAAAATGCCAG GGTACGCGTGCAGAGAAATGGAGGAGCGTGGTGCCCTCGCCAACAGGCCACTCATCAGCCTCGTGACTGACTCGAGATCGATTTGAAAACGGACCACGTCATCACGGCCGTCGAGACCCAAG GACGATTCGGAAACGGCCAAGGGCAGGAGTTTACCGAACATTTTCTGCTCGAATACTGGAGAGAATCTTTAGCGAAATGGGTTCGTTACAAGGACACCAAAAGCGAAGAG GTAATCGCAGGAAATACGAACTCGTACGTGGCCGAGAAGCGTGAATTGGATCCGGTGTTGATCGCCCGCAAGTTGCGATTTTTCCCGTACAGCCATCACAGACGAACGGTTTGCATGCCAGTCGAGATTTATGGCTGCCCTTG GTCTGAGAGCATTGCCAGCTGTCAGATGACGCAGGGAGATCAGCGAGGAGCCGGTTGGCAATTCTACGATGCCTCTTACGACGGCATCTGCGGCTCTTTACTGCGCCAGGGACTCGGCCAGTTGACAGACGGCAAACTCGATCCCGACAATTTCAAAGCTAGTTATTACGACCAAGATCGAG GCTGGGTCGGGTGGCGTAACGACTCGCGCAACGGCCAGCCCGTCGAGATCGTCTTCGAGTTCGACACGGTCCGCGACTTCACATCGCTGAGCATCTTTGCCAATAACCAGTTCACCAAAGATGTCCAG ATTTTCTCCGAGATCAGCGTTGGGGAACAAGTGTACCCGGGTGAGCCGATCATCTACCGACCTGTCGAGGATCGCATCTTTGAGAATTCACGCAACATCAGCATTAAGCTGCACCACCGAGTCGGACGCTACGTCAAACTGCGTTTGTCTTTCCCGGCTGCTCCGGCTCGCTGGATTCTCATCAGCGAGGTCTCTTTCCGCTCCGAAATGGCCGCCAGAAATTACACGACCGAAGTGGATGGCAGTCCCGTCACCCCACCAGCCGCCGCACCCATTCCGCCCGTCTCCAATTTGCCACTCCCGCCAAGCGGTCACGAAGTCGGCATCAACGCCGGCTCGCAGGATCAAGCCAACG AAACGAGCCCACCTACCAGAGAGAACCAAACGTACATGGCAATCATCGTCGGTGTCTTGGTGGCCGTCAGTTTCCTATTGGCTGGGGCCATCTTTTACATGATCATGCGACGTCGTCAACGCAAGAGCCTCTCAGGCAGTCCGCTGCCGGACAAAGCCAATTGGGCCTCTCAGATCGGCAGTCAGCCCAGTCCCCGTCTGTTGGACGGCTCTGTCGGTGAGCATCACGAAGATCAATTGTTGCAACACCATCGTGGCAAAAGCTACAACAAGAACAACTCGCTGCCATATGGCAACATTGGCGCCGACTTGTCGCGCTCGGACGCCGCCTCGCAATACTTGCTGCCTCACTCGCCGGCCAGCGCCCATTTGACTAGGACCGAGTACCAGGAGCCTTATCACGCCCTGCGCTTCTCACCTTATTACAGTTACAGCACTCTGTTGCTGGCCGGAACTGAAGGTGTCCCGAAAAAGGCCGGCACATCCGCAG TATCAGATACGTACGACTACGCCGTGCCGGATGTTAGCGGGATTAGCAGCTGCAGCACTGCCCATCAACCCCTACTAATCCAGCAATCTCTACAAAAACAACATCATCCGCTTAAGCCCAAATTGCCCGTCGCTTCGCCACCTCCGCACGCAATCGAAATCGAAACTTTGGCCTCATCTTCTCATTCCACGACGACCACCGGCTCGGCATCGTCAGCGTCCGTCCGTCTAGGAGGCAGCAAGAACAACAATCAAATCGGCCACTTGAACGGCATTAGCGAATCCAGCCCATTGAAAAAG CCGATCGACCGAGCAGAATTATTGTCCGCTCTGAAATCACGGGCCGAATCGCTGATCATACCGGAATTAGCGCGTAGCAAATTGCATATGGTCCAACGCATCGCCAGTGGCGCGTTTTGTACCGTCTACAAGGCCGAAGCCGAACACATTCCCGAGTATGGTAGCGCCGTCTACACTTCACGGCGGCTGGTGGCCGCCAAATACCTTCCCAATACCTCCGACAAAGACAA GTCGGGATTCTACCAGGAAGTGAGGCTATTGGCAGCTCTGGACGAACCGCACTTGTCACGTGTGTTGGCCGTTTGCACGACGGACGAGCCCTTTTGCGTCGTTCTAGAATATCTGGAATTCGGCGATCTGAACCAATTTCTCAAACTGCATCGATTCTGACCGGACAACCACTACAACTCGTCCGACAGCCGCAATAACATATCAAAAACCTTCTCTACTCCGGACGAAACGTTAAC AATGTGCAGTTTGATATTTATGGCCAATCAGATCGCCTCGGGAATGCGTTATCTCGAGTCTCTAAATTTTGTACACCGCGATTTGGCCGCTAG aactGTTTGGTAG
- the LOC130697307 gene encoding uncharacterized protein LOC130697307: MTSDGYKHDSGRWRSYSGHAICVLAALVGFVCAGYKAGGYGGSGGHGGGYTGGRGYGGGGGYGGGGGYGGSGGYGGSGGYGGSGGYGGSGGYGGSGGYVSSGGYGSSGGYGGSGGYGGSGGYGGSGGHGGSGGYGGAGYGGSSYGSSSYGGQVEATVPLVTAVTAVEDTGTAATVREDTAMAEEGMAAAAIVEEDPAAAAMVEEQVTVVADMVEEVTAAVAMTEVTEAVTGEAIVEQDTDLMVKVVEATVDDLVKAASNFWNSIYFPHLSCFPVKQNKELRCATCT, translated from the exons ATGACATCCGATGGATATAAACATGACTCCGGCAGATGGCGATCATACAGTGGCCAC GCGATCTGCGTTTTGGCCGCACTCGTCGGATTTGTTTGCGCTGGTTACAAAG CTGGAGGATACGGTGGCAGCGGAGGACACGGTGGTGGTTACACAGGAGGTAGAGGATACGGAGGTGGTGGAGGATACGGAGGTGGTGGAGGATACGGAGGTAGTGGAGGATACGGTGGTAGCGGAGGATACGGTGGTAGCGGAGGATACGGTGGTAGCGGAGGATACGGTGGTAGTGGAGGATATGTTAGTAGCGGAGGATACGGTAGTAGTGGAGGATACGGTGGTAGCGGAGGATACGGTGGTAGCGGAGGATACGGAGGAAGCGGCGGACATGGAGGAAGCGGAGGCTACGGAGGAGCTGGATATGGAGGTAGCAGTTATGGAAGTAGCAGTTACGGCGGGCAAG TCGAAGCTACGGTGCCACTAGTTACAGCAGTAACGGCGGTGGAGGATACGGGAACAGCGGCCACGGTGCGGGAGGACACGGCCATGGCGGAGGAGGGTATGGCAGCAGCAGCTATAGTGGAGGAGGATCCGGCAGCAGCAGCTATGGTGGAGGAGCAGGTTACGGTAGTAGCGGACATGGTGGAGGAGGTTACGGCTGCAGTAGCCATGACGGAGGTTACGGAAGCAGTCACGGGGGAGGCCATAGTGGAGCAGGATACG GACCTTATGGTAAAGGTAGTGGAGGCTACGGTCGATGATCTCGTCAAAGCAGCGTCCAACTTCTGGAACAGCATTTACTTTCCTCACTTGTCCTGTTTtcctgtcaaacaaaataaagaattaagATGTGCAACATGtacgtga